In Paenibacillus sp. G2S3, a single window of DNA contains:
- a CDS encoding TasA family protein, protein MGIKKTLGLGVASAALGLSLIGGGTFAYFSDTAQSTATFAAGTLDLNSDPSVIVNIPNLKPGDTVTKSFKLKNDGSLDIGSIILNTSTQITDAKGDNYLDLAQFIKVKFLRNNDKGTVVSPEDVVYQTTLADLKSQHPDLVKNTGWDQLFTEASGIKAGTNDSFSVQFEFVENNQDQNIFQGDSITLTWDFVAKQGAKKDY, encoded by the coding sequence ATGGGTATCAAAAAAACATTGGGTCTTGGCGTAGCATCTGCAGCACTGGGTTTATCATTGATTGGTGGAGGAACCTTCGCTTACTTTAGTGACACTGCACAAAGCACTGCTACATTTGCTGCTGGTACACTCGATTTGAACTCCGACCCTTCTGTTATCGTAAATATTCCAAACCTAAAACCAGGTGATACTGTAACCAAATCCTTCAAATTGAAAAACGATGGTTCGCTCGATATCGGATCTATTATTCTGAACACTTCCACTCAAATTACGGATGCTAAAGGTGATAACTACCTGGATTTAGCCCAATTCATTAAGGTCAAATTCCTTAGAAATAACGATAAAGGAACCGTCGTTTCTCCAGAAGATGTAGTCTATCAAACTACGCTGGCTGATTTAAAATCTCAACATCCGGATCTCGTAAAAAATACTGGTTGGGATCAACTCTTCACCGAAGCATCTGGTATTAAAGCCGGCACCAATGACAGCTTCTCCGTCCAATTCGAATTTGTGGAAAATAACCAAGATCAAAATATTTTCCAAGGCGATAGCATAACCCTGACATGGGATTTCGTAGCTAAACAAGGTGCTAAAAAAGATTACTAA
- a CDS encoding anti-repressor SinI family protein, which produces MDKSNQGSNKEQQVIDLDVEWVHLLLAAKKAGIKADEIRRFFHEKTVQAVQ; this is translated from the coding sequence TTGGACAAGTCCAACCAGGGAAGCAACAAAGAACAGCAGGTTATTGATCTAGACGTAGAGTGGGTACATTTATTATTAGCAGCTAAGAAGGCTGGCATAAAGGCAGATGAAATTCGTCGATTCTTTCATGAGAAGACTGTGCAAGCCGTGCAGTAA
- the odhB gene encoding 2-oxoglutarate dehydrogenase complex dihydrolipoyllysine-residue succinyltransferase: MSEILVPDLGESISEGTIYKWLVKEGDTVGQGDVLAELETDKVNLEISAEVEGVISSILRQAGENVAVGEAIGIIGAASGSKPQAAESKAPEAAPASGSAAAAPVAVAAPEAPASGDSHAALASPGARKLARERGIDLGEVSARDPIGRIGQADVSGHGAAAPQATAPAAPAPQGKPEPAKPAASKAAPEDGKNVERKRMSRRRLTIASRLVEAQQTAAMLTTFNEVDMTAILDIRKRRKDAFKEKHEVGLGFMSFFTKAVIGALKTYPLLNAEIDGEDLVVKKFYDIGIAVAAKEGLVVPVVRDADRLSFPEIERQIGELASKARANTLSLSELQGGTFTITNGGVFGSLLSTPILNTPQVGILGMHKIQLRPIALDEERTVNRPMMYIALSYDHRIVDGSEAVSFLVKVKELLEDPEALLLEG, from the coding sequence GTGTCAGAAATCTTAGTACCCGATCTGGGAGAATCTATATCCGAAGGAACCATCTACAAATGGCTGGTTAAAGAAGGCGACACGGTAGGTCAAGGCGATGTGCTTGCTGAGTTAGAGACGGATAAGGTCAATTTGGAAATTAGCGCGGAGGTGGAGGGTGTCATCTCCTCCATCCTGCGTCAAGCGGGCGAGAACGTAGCCGTTGGCGAAGCCATCGGCATCATTGGAGCCGCTAGCGGCAGTAAGCCGCAGGCCGCTGAGAGCAAAGCGCCTGAAGCGGCGCCGGCAAGCGGCAGCGCAGCAGCCGCACCTGTAGCAGTAGCAGCGCCCGAAGCCCCTGCAAGTGGCGACAGCCACGCTGCACTGGCATCGCCGGGCGCACGTAAGCTGGCACGGGAGCGCGGCATCGACCTCGGCGAGGTTAGCGCCCGTGATCCTATCGGCCGGATTGGTCAGGCCGATGTGTCGGGTCATGGTGCAGCAGCGCCGCAGGCCACTGCACCGGCAGCTCCGGCGCCGCAAGGCAAGCCGGAGCCAGCGAAGCCGGCAGCGAGCAAAGCTGCGCCGGAGGACGGCAAGAACGTGGAGCGCAAGCGCATGTCGCGCAGACGGCTCACGATTGCCAGCCGCTTGGTAGAAGCGCAGCAGACCGCAGCTATGCTGACCACCTTCAACGAGGTGGACATGACCGCGATTCTCGACATTCGCAAGCGCCGCAAGGATGCTTTTAAAGAGAAGCATGAAGTTGGACTAGGCTTCATGTCCTTCTTCACCAAAGCTGTGATCGGTGCGCTGAAGACCTATCCACTGCTAAACGCAGAGATCGATGGTGAAGATCTGGTCGTTAAGAAATTCTACGACATCGGTATTGCCGTTGCCGCTAAAGAAGGTCTGGTGGTTCCGGTTGTCCGTGACGCGGATCGACTCAGCTTCCCAGAAATCGAACGGCAGATTGGCGAGCTTGCTTCCAAGGCACGCGCCAATACACTAAGCCTCTCCGAGCTTCAAGGCGGTACGTTCACCATTACAAACGGCGGGGTGTTCGGTTCCCTGTTATCCACGCCGATTCTGAATACCCCTCAAGTAGGTATTCTAGGGATGCATAAGATTCAATTGCGTCCAATCGCGCTGGACGAAGAAAGAACCGTTAACCGTCCAATGATGTATATCGCCCTTTCTTACGATCACCGGATCGTTGACGGCTCTGAAGCGGTTAGCTTCCTCGTCAAAGTGAAGGAATTGCTGGAAGACCCAGAAGCATTGCTGCTGGAAGGCTAA
- a CDS encoding aldo/keto reductase yields MLRTLPLNKRGIPASRIALGCMGFGGGWDHEPITAENVKQGHAAVDAALSIGINMFDHADIYTRGKAEKVFGQIFKERPGLREEIIIQSKCGIKLMEPGDSSNVFDFSSQHILSSVDGILSRLGTEYIDILLLHRPDPLMDPEEVASALHQLKATGKVRHFGVSNMSAAQIKMLQAYCDEPFIVNQLHMSLAKLSWVDAGISVNREPWKEITFPEGTLEHCRMENIQLQAWGPLAQGLFSGRSLDDQPENIVQTAAMVKQLADEKGTTPEAIVLSWLMTHPAAIQPVIGTVNPQRIAACGDADKLELTRKEWYDLYVSSRGTRLP; encoded by the coding sequence TTGTTGAGAACGCTGCCTTTAAACAAGCGTGGTATACCTGCCAGCCGTATTGCTCTAGGTTGTATGGGATTTGGTGGGGGCTGGGATCATGAACCGATTACCGCCGAGAATGTTAAGCAAGGACATGCAGCCGTGGACGCTGCACTATCCATTGGAATCAATATGTTTGATCATGCAGATATTTATACCCGTGGCAAAGCCGAGAAGGTATTCGGTCAGATCTTTAAAGAACGCCCAGGGCTCCGCGAAGAAATCATTATTCAATCGAAGTGCGGTATTAAGCTAATGGAGCCTGGAGACAGCTCTAATGTGTTTGATTTCTCAAGCCAGCATATTCTAAGCAGTGTAGATGGAATATTGTCGCGACTAGGAACGGAATATATTGATATTCTGCTTCTCCATCGGCCTGATCCCCTAATGGATCCGGAGGAAGTAGCTTCTGCTTTGCATCAATTAAAGGCAACAGGTAAAGTTCGTCATTTCGGCGTCTCCAATATGAGCGCAGCGCAAATCAAAATGCTGCAAGCCTATTGCGATGAACCCTTTATCGTGAACCAGCTGCACATGAGTCTAGCCAAGCTAAGCTGGGTCGATGCTGGAATCAGTGTAAACCGTGAGCCTTGGAAGGAGATTACGTTTCCTGAGGGAACCCTTGAACATTGTCGAATGGAGAACATTCAGCTTCAAGCTTGGGGCCCACTCGCACAAGGCTTATTTAGCGGACGTTCATTAGACGATCAACCAGAGAATATCGTCCAGACAGCTGCCATGGTTAAACAACTTGCAGATGAAAAAGGAACAACACCCGAAGCCATAGTGCTATCCTGGCTAATGACACATCCAGCAGCTATTCAGCCAGTGATTGGGACTGTGAATCCCCAGCGTATCGCTGCCTGCGGCGATGCGGACAAGCTGGAGCTTACCCGTAAAGAATGGTATGACCTGTATGTTAGTTCACGTGGTACTCGTCTTCCCTAA
- a CDS encoding PadR family transcriptional regulator, producing MSMKLSILGLLLERNMHPYEITLVMKERSMDRITKLQLGSLYYAVDKLAQDGYIEALEVISSSDRPDKTIYGITEQGKNLFEQLILQQIKKNEPFYHPMYMALAMSRHVDQNKVEKLLEERIRETEHQVNLAYQVYEEHIPIVPRSALHLMYGTYEHTLIELKWLQRLYDDVIARKLNDIGTPLNTE from the coding sequence ATGTCGATGAAATTGTCCATTCTCGGTCTACTGCTGGAACGGAATATGCATCCCTATGAAATTACACTAGTTATGAAAGAACGCTCCATGGACCGGATTACAAAGCTCCAGCTTGGTTCTCTCTACTACGCTGTCGATAAACTTGCACAAGATGGCTATATCGAAGCTTTAGAGGTGATTAGCAGCAGTGATCGCCCAGACAAAACCATTTACGGTATTACTGAGCAAGGTAAAAATTTATTCGAGCAGTTAATTCTACAGCAAATTAAAAAGAACGAGCCCTTCTATCATCCGATGTATATGGCTCTAGCCATGTCCCGTCATGTTGATCAAAACAAGGTGGAGAAGCTGCTCGAAGAACGTATTCGGGAAACCGAACATCAGGTGAATCTGGCTTATCAGGTATATGAAGAACATATTCCTATTGTTCCTCGTTCCGCCCTTCATCTCATGTACGGCACCTATGAACACACCCTTATTGAACTAAAATGGCTGCAACGTCTCTATGATGATGTTATAGCACGCAAGTTGAATGACATTGGAACACCACTCAATACAGAGTAG
- a CDS encoding 2-oxoglutarate dehydrogenase E1 component, with protein sequence MAAKEPYNESIWSKYYGPNLGYIQERYEQFVKDPSTVENNYRELFTNSGPPPLAPDSEPAPQPRISGDTEWLRKAVRASKLIANIRIYGHMAADIDPLERDHNPMAKYLELETYGLTREDLIALPATLIWENAPNDVHTGWDAVQRMRQAYTKTIAYEFGHVHEEKELQWLNRQAESTSSPAPLNNTERKELLNRLIQVEQFETFLHKTFVGQKRFSLEGNDALVPMLDEIVRAAAHDGAEHILMGMAHRGRLNVLAHILGKPYDIIFSEFHHSPNKELFPSEGSTGINYGWTGDVKYHLGADRAVREGETVRTRITLANNPSHLEFVNPVVEGFTRAAQEVRSTAGLPKIDTSKAMAVLMHGDAAFPGEGIVAETLNIGKLQGYQNGGTIHIIVNNRIGFTTESEDSRSTHYASDIAKGYEIPIVHVNADDPEACVAAVRLASAYRHQFKKDFVIDLIGYRRHGHNEMDDPETTQPIVYSKVRKHPTVYKVYAERLQREKILTADDVNEMYTAAEGVLQRAYDSMKEGNHKKKEPKAFIPLEAKHAAPGSTALSISSLQEINRELLTVPEGFQVYPKLERILQRRKDALNEGEKVDWALAESLAFATILKDGTPIRLSGQDAQRGTFAHRHLVLHDSKTGELFSPLHQLSDSRASFGVYNSPLSEASVLGFEYGYNVFAPETFVIWEAQYGDFANAGQVIFDQFIAAGRAKWTQRSNLVIMLPHGYEGQGPEHSSGRLERFLQLSAEENWTVANLTTASQYFHVLRRQAALCGQEDARPLVIMTPKSLIRNTRSASAGTELASGQFQPVLSEPLLGQKPGEVKRLVVCSGKVAIDIQTELEAASDKDWSWLHVLRLEQLYPFPELELSAHLSSFTSLQEIVWVQEEPKNMGGWSYTEPRLRAIAPQNTSVRYIGRPERSSPASGYADVHSFEQRRIVSEALKANSQVQTAVPSS encoded by the coding sequence ATGGCAGCCAAAGAGCCCTATAACGAATCCATTTGGAGTAAGTATTATGGACCCAATTTAGGCTACATTCAAGAAAGATATGAGCAGTTTGTGAAAGACCCATCCACCGTAGAGAATAATTATCGCGAACTTTTTACAAATTCGGGCCCCCCACCATTAGCTCCGGATAGCGAACCGGCTCCACAGCCTCGCATTTCGGGAGACACCGAATGGCTTAGAAAGGCAGTAAGAGCTTCCAAGTTAATCGCTAATATTCGTATATATGGCCATATGGCCGCTGATATTGATCCGCTTGAGCGGGACCACAATCCCATGGCTAAATATCTCGAACTCGAAACCTATGGGCTGACTCGTGAGGATCTGATCGCATTACCTGCTACTCTTATTTGGGAGAATGCGCCGAATGATGTGCATACCGGATGGGATGCTGTTCAGCGTATGCGTCAGGCATATACCAAGACTATCGCCTATGAATTCGGGCATGTGCATGAGGAAAAAGAATTGCAATGGCTGAATAGACAGGCAGAATCCACAAGCTCACCAGCACCTTTGAATAATACAGAACGCAAAGAGCTACTGAATCGCCTCATTCAAGTAGAGCAATTCGAAACCTTCCTTCACAAGACCTTTGTAGGTCAGAAGCGTTTCAGTCTGGAAGGCAATGACGCTCTTGTGCCGATGCTCGATGAAATCGTACGCGCTGCTGCGCATGACGGTGCAGAGCATATTCTGATGGGTATGGCGCATCGCGGCCGTCTCAACGTTCTCGCACATATTTTGGGCAAACCTTATGATATTATATTTTCAGAGTTTCATCATTCTCCAAACAAGGAGCTCTTCCCTTCCGAAGGCTCTACAGGCATTAACTATGGTTGGACGGGTGATGTGAAATACCATCTCGGTGCAGACCGTGCTGTCCGCGAAGGAGAAACCGTACGCACAAGAATAACACTAGCAAATAACCCAAGTCACTTGGAATTTGTCAATCCTGTCGTGGAAGGGTTCACTCGTGCCGCTCAAGAAGTTCGGAGCACTGCAGGACTGCCGAAGATTGATACCAGTAAAGCTATGGCGGTACTGATGCATGGCGATGCTGCTTTTCCAGGTGAAGGGATTGTTGCAGAAACACTTAATATCGGCAAACTTCAAGGTTATCAAAATGGTGGGACGATCCATATCATTGTTAATAACCGGATTGGTTTTACAACCGAAAGTGAAGACTCCCGTTCTACGCATTATGCAAGTGACATCGCCAAAGGGTATGAAATCCCGATTGTCCATGTCAATGCCGATGATCCGGAGGCCTGTGTAGCAGCTGTTCGCTTAGCTAGCGCATATCGCCACCAATTTAAAAAGGATTTCGTGATTGATCTCATCGGCTACCGCCGTCATGGTCACAACGAAATGGATGATCCTGAGACTACACAGCCTATTGTCTACAGTAAGGTGCGCAAACATCCAACCGTCTACAAGGTCTATGCTGAGCGACTACAGCGTGAAAAGATTCTTACAGCCGATGATGTTAATGAGATGTACACTGCAGCAGAAGGCGTATTGCAACGTGCATACGATAGTATGAAGGAAGGCAATCACAAGAAAAAAGAACCGAAAGCCTTCATTCCTCTAGAAGCGAAACACGCTGCGCCAGGCTCTACAGCATTATCTATCTCCAGTCTGCAGGAGATCAATCGTGAACTGCTGACAGTTCCAGAAGGATTCCAAGTCTATCCGAAGCTGGAACGAATTCTGCAGCGTCGCAAGGATGCACTTAATGAAGGTGAAAAGGTCGACTGGGCACTCGCTGAGTCTCTCGCCTTCGCTACCATTCTTAAGGATGGTACGCCAATTCGCCTGAGCGGTCAGGATGCTCAGCGTGGAACCTTCGCTCATCGCCATCTAGTGCTGCACGACAGTAAGACCGGAGAATTGTTCTCTCCTCTTCATCAGCTAAGTGATTCCCGCGCTTCCTTTGGCGTATACAACAGTCCATTGTCAGAAGCATCGGTACTAGGCTTTGAGTATGGTTATAACGTGTTCGCACCAGAAACCTTCGTGATCTGGGAGGCACAATATGGCGATTTCGCGAATGCCGGTCAAGTTATATTTGACCAATTCATTGCCGCTGGACGCGCCAAATGGACGCAGCGCAGCAATCTTGTCATCATGTTGCCTCATGGCTACGAAGGTCAGGGACCCGAGCATTCCAGTGGTAGATTGGAACGCTTCCTGCAATTATCTGCAGAAGAGAACTGGACAGTCGCCAATTTGACCACCGCTTCTCAATATTTCCACGTCTTGCGGCGTCAAGCGGCGTTATGCGGACAGGAAGATGCAAGACCACTAGTCATTATGACGCCGAAGAGTCTCATTCGGAATACGCGCAGCGCTTCTGCCGGAACTGAGCTCGCTTCAGGACAATTCCAGCCTGTGTTATCAGAGCCTCTTCTAGGCCAAAAACCAGGTGAGGTTAAGCGTCTCGTAGTCTGCAGCGGTAAAGTAGCCATCGATATACAAACAGAACTGGAAGCTGCTTCAGACAAAGATTGGTCTTGGCTGCATGTACTTCGCCTAGAGCAGCTCTACCCGTTCCCAGAACTTGAACTGAGTGCTCACTTAAGCTCCTTCACATCCCTTCAGGAAATTGTCTGGGTACAAGAAGAGCCGAAGAATATGGGCGGATGGAGTTATACCGAACCTCGGTTACGCGCCATCGCACCGCAAAACACTAGCGTGAGATATATCGGACGTCCAGAACGTTCCAGTCCTGCGAGTGGTTATGCAGATGTTCATAGCTTTGAACAGCGTAGAATTGTTTCAGAGGCCCTAAAAGCAAATTCACAAGTACAAACAGCTGTACCGTCCTCTTAA
- a CDS encoding signal peptidase I SipW — protein sequence MRIKKMINNTLSSIMLVIFILLVVAVVLSKASGGEPAFFGYQIKSVLSGSMEPGIQTGSIVALKPGGDMNRFKKGDVITFRNEENLLITHRVVEATMNNATGEAMYRTKGDNNDAPDMNPTSSTNVVAEYTGVTVPYVGYAMNFAVSKAGSVVLMIVPGLMLLLYALYSSWKAVAALEKKNAAILPTSPPPTEIQ from the coding sequence ATGCGGATTAAAAAAATGATCAACAATACATTATCAAGCATCATGCTTGTGATTTTCATTCTGCTGGTGGTAGCCGTAGTTTTATCTAAAGCCTCCGGCGGTGAACCTGCCTTCTTCGGATACCAGATTAAATCCGTACTCTCAGGTTCGATGGAACCAGGGATTCAGACCGGATCGATTGTCGCTTTAAAACCCGGAGGAGATATGAATCGTTTCAAAAAGGGCGATGTTATCACTTTTAGAAATGAAGAAAACCTGCTAATAACTCACCGTGTTGTTGAAGCAACAATGAACAACGCTACTGGTGAAGCCATGTATCGCACGAAAGGCGATAACAATGATGCGCCTGATATGAACCCTACCAGTTCTACGAATGTTGTAGCTGAGTATACCGGGGTCACCGTACCTTATGTAGGTTACGCTATGAATTTCGCAGTTTCAAAAGCTGGAAGTGTTGTGCTCATGATCGTACCAGGCTTGATGCTCCTGCTCTATGCCCTGTATTCATCATGGAAGGCTGTAGCTGCACTCGAAAAGAAAAATGCTGCTATACTTCCCACCTCTCCACCTCCAACTGAAATACAGTAA
- a CDS encoding cell envelope integrity protein TolA, with protein sequence MAVSVLFLTTSQQVGSTYGGFGATAQTTSTISFCEVFPNSVKGLLTELKDHIERATALKGSLQSYTPSGSLSGVSGIESMSLDELDVAAQEISTQISALQSQIDGVNEQLATNSQIWNEINSELNAAAAVLFQIGGYMTSLDSNCLEIKDEQFFRELQSSLNQSGVISESLNASLNGVIQYLNSIHDIGLPFASVVTSDVYGQPELRNEAFQQPLPFLIPFSQPAGNISSELNSTYENLNTEMNSLKESATSGISNLQSQLQLISQTRKQQLEALEKARLEALEQAKKEEERLALEKKEKQEAEDKAKAEAEEKTKTEATPPTDEAAPENINKEQPEAPATNPVDPEIGKEPTIPQDVPQQKVPQETPKAEDTTSSPLAATPAPSAPQQDKGGE encoded by the coding sequence ATGGCTGTCTCCGTCTTGTTTCTGACTACTTCGCAGCAAGTGGGTAGTACCTATGGTGGTTTTGGAGCTACTGCGCAAACCACTAGCACCATTAGCTTTTGCGAAGTGTTTCCAAACTCGGTCAAGGGGCTTCTAACAGAACTCAAAGATCATATCGAAAGAGCTACTGCTTTAAAAGGATCGCTGCAAAGCTATACCCCCTCAGGCAGCCTCTCAGGTGTTTCGGGAATAGAGAGCATGTCGCTGGATGAGCTTGATGTCGCAGCGCAAGAGATTTCTACACAAATCTCCGCGCTTCAATCTCAAATCGATGGCGTTAATGAGCAACTAGCCACCAACAGCCAAATTTGGAACGAAATCAATAGTGAGCTGAACGCAGCAGCAGCCGTCTTATTCCAGATTGGAGGATATATGACTTCTCTAGATTCAAACTGTCTAGAAATCAAGGATGAACAATTCTTCAGAGAGCTGCAAAGCAGTCTGAATCAAAGTGGTGTAATCTCTGAATCCCTGAATGCTTCCTTAAATGGAGTCATTCAATACCTAAACTCCATACACGACATCGGCCTTCCATTTGCTTCGGTAGTGACCAGTGATGTATATGGACAACCCGAGTTACGCAATGAGGCGTTTCAGCAGCCGTTACCTTTCCTGATTCCTTTTAGTCAGCCGGCCGGCAATATCTCTAGCGAACTTAATTCCACTTATGAAAATCTCAATACTGAAATGAATAGTCTTAAAGAATCGGCCACTTCAGGAATCAGCAATCTTCAGAGTCAGCTCCAATTGATCAGTCAAACTCGTAAACAACAATTGGAAGCGCTCGAGAAAGCCCGACTAGAAGCGCTGGAACAAGCGAAGAAAGAAGAAGAACGTTTGGCCCTAGAGAAAAAAGAAAAGCAAGAAGCCGAGGACAAAGCGAAAGCTGAAGCTGAAGAGAAAACAAAAACGGAAGCGACTCCACCGACAGATGAAGCTGCTCCAGAGAACATAAATAAAGAGCAACCTGAAGCCCCAGCCACTAACCCGGTCGATCCGGAAATTGGTAAAGAGCCAACGATTCCACAAGATGTACCACAGCAAAAGGTTCCTCAGGAGACACCAAAGGCGGAAGATACAACCTCTTCCCCACTGGCAGCAACACCAGCTCCTTCGGCCCCTCAACAAGACAAAGGTGGAGAATAA
- a CDS encoding helix-turn-helix domain-containing protein, translated as MGQRIQHLRLEKGLSLSELADRADVAKSYLSNVERNIQSNPSIQFIEKIADALQVSIHALLYGEPNDAEESPLDSEWFRLVQEAMASGISKREFKEFLDYQKWRLDQKD; from the coding sequence ATGGGCCAACGTATCCAGCATCTCCGCCTAGAAAAGGGATTATCCCTATCTGAGCTTGCGGACAGAGCGGATGTTGCTAAGTCGTATCTTAGCAATGTGGAGAGAAACATCCAATCCAATCCTTCAATCCAGTTTATCGAAAAGATCGCCGACGCGCTTCAGGTATCCATCCACGCTTTGCTCTATGGAGAACCTAATGATGCTGAGGAGTCACCTTTAGATTCGGAATGGTTCCGATTGGTGCAGGAAGCTATGGCCTCAGGCATAAGCAAACGCGAATTCAAGGAGTTTCTAGACTACCAGAAATGGCGCCTTGATCAGAAGGATTAA